In the Methanoregula sp. genome, one interval contains:
- a CDS encoding ArsR family transcriptional regulator: MKMREERIILFSDREEEIVNLLIKIGTGRNIASTLVFLARTHEATSREIERGTTMQQPAVSIAMKYLIERHWVTSCEIPSVWKARPMKKYSLAISFKEILAVITKEKKREANNHLEVIQKLREEIVTVPV; this comes from the coding sequence ATGAAGATGCGGGAAGAGAGAATAATATTATTTTCGGACAGGGAAGAGGAGATTGTCAATCTGCTCATAAAAATTGGCACCGGGAGAAATATTGCATCAACGCTCGTGTTTCTTGCACGTACACACGAAGCAACGTCCCGGGAAATTGAGCGCGGGACCACCATGCAACAGCCCGCAGTAAGCATAGCCATGAAATATCTTATCGAGCGGCACTGGGTCACATCCTGTGAAATCCCTTCCGTGTGGAAAGCACGTCCCATGAAAAAGTATTCCCTGGCAATTTCGTTCAAGGAAATCCTGGCAGTCATAACGAAAGAGAAAAAGAGGGAAGCGAACAATCATCTGGAGGTTATCCAGAAACTCCGGGAAGAGATAGTTACGGTCCCTGTATGA
- a CDS encoding PAS domain S-box protein, with translation MDTTGLPPDNLVPHAQLGWLNGKIGKILGLLLIPLSLGIIALLAAANPATVYDLPFLLLVLNTGFIGVISLIIAHLAGRVYTRNGSVSIFMMGSGLLVFGLGSIVTGWALPTSGGPNLAVTIYNTCACIGSILILAGAILNLPGPVRWNGRGDKRIVAAAYTGILVFVALFSLAAIQEQIPLFFVQGVGPTALRQVILENTVAFFGLASVLVMVTYRRGRSDFFFWYSISLALISIGLLAVLIPSPVGSLIGWGGRSVQYLGFVVALYAVLLARRESKEKCLPLDIILANFFVDAEQNYRQLVEMANDPIVTFDEENRILLWNAAAERMLGYTRDYAIGSSFPDLAIDTRFITVIEKSKEELSQGDLSVPVSGSMEISCKRKDGTLLPVELTISRRWQEGRLVRTAILRDLTARKRLEAELLAANEGLETKVQERTAELGRTSESLRSANEQLQASNEQLAAAEEELRGQYTALAEQESRIRESEEQFRQAFEHAGVGMTLTATDGRILDANETLCSMLGYSEEELLQKTFRDITHPHDIASNDQQVDRAVSGKQNVIRFDKRYLHHDGHIIWAAVSSVLLRDDTGKPKFFITHIKDISERKAAEKTIADSYDMIVASEAEIRQQYAALSQKDEEIRTLNRDLERKVEERTAELQRVNEELISSEEELRRQFEILEERDRQLAESEERYRHLVDFSPDTIAVHQDGVYVYMNPAGLRLFGATAPDEIIGKKVLDLIPAEDRDLIASRIRAVEGEGHTTPVRDVRALRLDGTIVDVQSTGTGILFQGRPAVMVVLRAITERKRAEKAAEEARIKNEESLALFKSLYENAPMGFAFLDQDFRYQYINQHLAEMNGIPVVDHLGRRFEEMVPEIWGTVRPVFEQVRDMKVPVSNIEIQGESHTSPGTTGYWLESVYPVTLPDGGFLGLGVALLDITERKKMTAQIETSLAEKETLLKEVHHRVKNNLQIITSILNLQIRTMDDPGMIETLKDSQSRVRTMALVHEHLYRGESLAQIDLGNYIRALGTGLFQTYEASNRGITFDLDIPKISVDLNTAIPLGLISNELITNCLKYAFANKKDGKLSICAAMDSASLQFVVADNGIGLPEYITLENQATLGLRLINTLTDQLDGTVTIDRTAGTKYSFMFPQKTGTNPLGKTTK, from the coding sequence TTGGATACAACAGGGTTACCTCCGGACAATCTGGTTCCGCATGCACAACTCGGGTGGCTGAACGGGAAAATCGGGAAAATTCTGGGCCTTTTGCTTATCCCGCTCTCCCTTGGTATTATCGCACTTCTTGCCGCAGCGAATCCGGCAACGGTCTATGACCTTCCCTTCCTGCTTTTAGTATTAAATACCGGGTTTATCGGGGTAATCTCCCTCATCATCGCCCATCTCGCGGGCCGGGTCTATACGAGAAATGGTTCGGTCAGCATCTTCATGATGGGATCCGGCTTACTCGTCTTTGGCCTCGGCTCCATCGTGACCGGTTGGGCCCTTCCCACAAGCGGGGGTCCGAACTTGGCAGTCACGATCTATAATACCTGCGCCTGCATCGGTTCGATCCTTATCCTTGCCGGGGCCATCCTTAATCTGCCGGGCCCGGTACGCTGGAACGGCAGAGGGGACAAACGGATCGTTGCAGCAGCATATACCGGCATCCTGGTATTCGTGGCACTCTTCAGCCTTGCAGCCATTCAGGAACAGATCCCCCTTTTCTTTGTCCAGGGTGTCGGCCCTACCGCACTCCGGCAGGTCATCCTTGAAAACACGGTCGCGTTCTTTGGATTGGCATCTGTGCTGGTCATGGTCACGTATCGCAGGGGACGATCGGATTTTTTCTTCTGGTACTCGATCTCGCTCGCGCTGATCTCAATCGGGCTTCTGGCAGTCCTGATCCCCTCCCCCGTTGGGAGCCTTATCGGATGGGGGGGACGCTCCGTCCAGTATCTCGGTTTTGTTGTAGCCCTCTATGCAGTCCTGCTTGCCCGGAGGGAATCAAAGGAAAAATGCCTGCCTCTCGATATAATTCTTGCGAATTTCTTTGTCGATGCAGAACAGAATTACCGGCAACTGGTAGAGATGGCAAATGATCCCATCGTTACGTTCGATGAAGAAAACCGTATCCTCCTTTGGAACGCGGCGGCCGAACGGATGTTAGGGTATACGCGGGATTACGCGATCGGGTCGTCGTTTCCGGATCTGGCAATCGACACCCGGTTCATCACGGTCATTGAAAAGAGCAAAGAGGAACTTTCTCAGGGGGACCTGTCCGTCCCTGTTTCCGGATCCATGGAGATTTCCTGCAAACGGAAAGACGGGACACTCCTGCCGGTCGAACTGACCATCTCCCGGCGCTGGCAGGAGGGGAGACTGGTCCGTACCGCGATCCTCCGGGATTTGACCGCGCGGAAACGCCTTGAGGCAGAACTCCTTGCCGCAAACGAGGGGCTCGAAACAAAGGTGCAGGAACGGACCGCGGAACTCGGGCGTACATCCGAATCTCTTCGTAGTGCCAATGAACAGTTGCAGGCATCCAACGAGCAGCTCGCTGCCGCGGAGGAGGAACTCCGGGGGCAGTACACGGCGCTTGCAGAACAGGAGTCCCGCATCCGGGAGAGCGAGGAGCAGTTCCGTCAGGCATTCGAACATGCCGGTGTCGGTATGACGCTGACTGCCACGGACGGCCGCATTCTCGACGCGAACGAAACCCTCTGTTCCATGCTCGGGTATTCTGAAGAAGAACTCTTACAAAAGACCTTCCGTGACATCACCCACCCCCATGATATCGCATCAAACGACCAGCAGGTTGATCGGGCCGTCAGCGGGAAGCAGAACGTGATCCGGTTCGACAAGCGCTACCTCCACCATGACGGCCACATCATCTGGGCAGCCGTAAGCTCGGTGCTGCTCCGCGATGATACAGGAAAACCGAAGTTCTTCATCACCCATATCAAGGACATATCGGAGCGCAAGGCGGCGGAAAAGACGATTGCCGATTCCTATGACATGATTGTTGCCTCCGAAGCAGAGATCCGGCAGCAGTATGCAGCTCTCTCTCAAAAAGATGAGGAGATTAGAACCCTCAACCGGGACCTTGAGCGGAAAGTGGAGGAGCGGACAGCCGAGCTCCAGAGGGTGAACGAGGAACTCATAAGTTCCGAAGAAGAACTGCGCCGTCAATTCGAGATCCTTGAAGAGCGGGACCGGCAGCTGGCGGAGAGCGAGGAGCGGTACCGGCATCTCGTGGACTTCTCACCGGATACCATCGCGGTCCACCAGGACGGGGTCTACGTGTACATGAACCCGGCAGGCCTCAGGCTCTTTGGGGCCACTGCTCCGGATGAGATTATCGGGAAAAAGGTGCTTGACCTGATCCCCGCGGAGGACCGGGATCTTATCGCGTCCCGGATCCGTGCCGTGGAGGGGGAGGGGCACACCACGCCGGTCCGGGATGTACGGGCCCTGCGTCTCGATGGCACCATCGTGGATGTGCAAAGCACCGGCACCGGGATCCTGTTCCAGGGCCGTCCCGCTGTGATGGTCGTGCTTCGGGCCATCACCGAAAGGAAACGGGCGGAAAAGGCTGCCGAAGAGGCCCGGATAAAAAACGAAGAGTCGCTTGCCCTGTTCAAGTCGCTCTACGAGAACGCCCCGATGGGTTTTGCATTCCTTGATCAGGATTTCCGGTACCAGTACATCAACCAGCATCTCGCGGAGATGAATGGAATACCGGTTGTGGATCACCTTGGTCGGAGATTTGAAGAGATGGTCCCGGAGATCTGGGGCACTGTACGACCGGTCTTCGAGCAGGTCCGCGACATGAAAGTTCCGGTCAGCAACATCGAGATCCAGGGAGAGTCCCATACATCTCCCGGCACCACGGGCTACTGGCTGGAGAGCGTCTATCCGGTTACACTGCCGGATGGCGGTTTTCTCGGGTTGGGCGTGGCGCTCCTTGACATCACCGAGCGCAAAAAGATGACTGCGCAAATCGAAACCTCGCTTGCTGAGAAGGAGACGCTCCTCAAAGAGGTCCATCACCGGGTCAAGAACAATCTCCAGATCATCACGAGCATCCTCAATCTCCAGATCCGGACAATGGATGATCCAGGTATGATCGAAACCTTGAAAGACAGCCAGAGCCGGGTGCGGACCATGGCGCTTGTCCACGAACACCTCTACCGGGGCGAGAGCCTGGCCCAGATTGACCTCGGGAATTATATCCGTGCCCTGGGAACCGGGCTCTTCCAGACGTATGAGGCTTCAAACCGGGGGATTACGTTTGATCTGGACATCCCGAAAATTTCCGTAGACCTCAATACTGCCATTCCCCTCGGTCTCATCAGCAACGAACTGATCACAAACTGCCTGAAATATGCATTCGCGAACAAGAAAGACGGGAAACTCAGTATCTGTGCTGCCATGGATTCCGCGTCCCTGCAATTTGTCGTAGCTGACAATGGTATCGGTCTGCCGGAGTACATCACGCTGGAGAACCAGGCCACGCTCGGGCTCCGTCTGATAAATACGCTGACCGACCAGCTGGATGGGACAGTTACCATCGACCGGACTGCGGGCACGAAGTACTCATTTATGTTCCCTCAAAAAACCGGAACGAACCCACTTGGAAAAACCACGAAATGA
- a CDS encoding PAS domain S-box protein: MTTTRTAWKKKDLLIIPAVFLTTAVILIGFEMVEDWLDVTNILHDGVIHFGLILVICIAVALVAYGVLVRMGSLTRERDRMEEDRVESARRLRYLVTSSPVTLYTCRASGNYAATFVSDNITENLGYVPSDFTGDPDFWQRNVHPDDASFVAEGMSHLTEKDQVVLEYRFRHKNGTWRWIQDTLRLIRNKDKTPREIIGSWSDVTDRKQAEEQLKAEEEKFRLLIMNSIDIITVLSPEGILLYNSPSLTKILGYRSEELDGKDLMEILHPDDRVMVRESITFAHGHPGSLVSPVFRIRHRNGSWRWVQSGAISAAMPGYGQVIIANSGDITEQKKAEDALRENEDRLKKLLDHLPAGVLVIDAADHTIIKANRKAVVLIGAPEYEITGKVCHQFVCPAEAGKCPISDFGQTVDNSERVLLTAAGGRIPIIKTVIEEVSGGRPVLIETFFDITDRKQVERALRESELRYRTIFESSRDAIMTLEPPLWKFTSGNPATVQMFMAQDEAEFTSHGPGDFSPEFQPDGRESWEKAMEMIESAMQDGTRFFEWTHKRLNGKDFPATVLLSRIELAGKTFLQATVRDITKSKLAKEAIRESEKKFHAVFDAARDGILIADPETHRFVMANAAITKLTGYSEEELLSLSIPDIHRPADLPYVIGEFERQSRGEIDLSSDIPVLRKDGTIFYADINSSPFFLNDKKYILGSFRDVTERNAREKKLTRLQKEKEILLRELHHRVGNILQMAVSMMRTGIRRESNGQVRSVLLDTQIRLNAIAATFEKIYYSEDISRVNLQNVITAIVSFLKSTCGNTVQYVDIDIRINIRELGVDLALPLALITSELISNSLRHAFPDGRSGTISLTISEKNDGYILLSMSDDGRGLPAGINPADSDTIGFGLVRILADQVGGRLDYSSGQSGLTVTLAMPRKAESDKSGENN, from the coding sequence ATGACAACGACTAGGACTGCATGGAAAAAGAAAGATCTCCTGATCATCCCTGCTGTTTTCCTTACAACAGCAGTAATCCTTATCGGATTCGAGATGGTGGAAGACTGGCTGGATGTCACAAACATTCTTCATGACGGAGTGATACATTTCGGTCTGATCCTGGTTATCTGCATTGCCGTTGCGCTGGTCGCGTATGGGGTTCTTGTCCGGATGGGTTCCCTTACCCGGGAACGTGACCGGATGGAGGAGGACCGGGTAGAGAGCGCAAGGCGGTTGCGTTACCTGGTCACTTCCAGCCCGGTTACCCTGTATACCTGCCGTGCGTCGGGGAATTATGCAGCAACCTTCGTCAGCGATAATATCACCGAAAACCTTGGCTACGTACCCTCTGATTTTACCGGCGATCCGGACTTCTGGCAGCGCAATGTACATCCGGACGATGCTTCATTCGTAGCTGAGGGCATGTCACACCTGACAGAAAAGGACCAGGTGGTTCTTGAATACCGGTTCAGGCACAAGAACGGGACGTGGCGGTGGATCCAGGATACCCTCCGCCTTATCCGCAACAAGGACAAGACCCCCCGCGAGATTATCGGCAGCTGGAGTGATGTCACGGATCGCAAACAGGCAGAGGAGCAGCTGAAAGCAGAAGAAGAGAAGTTCCGGCTCCTGATCATGAACTCGATCGATATCATCACGGTTCTTTCACCGGAAGGAATCCTTCTCTACAACAGCCCGTCATTAACAAAAATCCTGGGGTACCGTTCCGAAGAACTCGATGGAAAGGATCTGATGGAGATCCTCCACCCGGACGACCGGGTCATGGTCCGGGAGAGCATCACCTTTGCCCATGGACATCCCGGAAGCCTCGTGTCCCCGGTGTTCCGGATCCGTCACCGCAACGGGTCGTGGCGATGGGTGCAGTCCGGGGCGATATCTGCCGCCATGCCGGGATACGGGCAGGTCATCATTGCAAATTCCGGCGATATCACGGAGCAAAAGAAGGCTGAAGATGCATTGAGGGAAAATGAGGACAGGCTGAAAAAACTCCTCGATCATCTTCCGGCCGGCGTGCTGGTCATCGATGCGGCGGACCATACCATCATCAAAGCCAACCGGAAAGCCGTCGTGCTCATCGGCGCCCCCGAATATGAGATTACCGGAAAGGTATGCCACCAGTTTGTCTGCCCGGCCGAAGCCGGAAAATGCCCCATATCGGATTTCGGCCAGACCGTCGACAATTCCGAGCGGGTACTGCTGACAGCAGCCGGTGGCCGGATCCCGATCATCAAAACGGTAATCGAGGAAGTGTCTGGCGGCCGCCCGGTTCTGATCGAGACATTTTTTGACATCACCGATCGCAAACAGGTGGAACGTGCCCTCCGCGAATCTGAACTGCGGTACCGGACGATCTTTGAATCCTCCCGCGATGCCATCATGACCCTTGAACCCCCCTTGTGGAAGTTTACCTCCGGCAACCCGGCTACAGTGCAGATGTTCATGGCACAGGACGAGGCTGAATTCACCTCCCACGGGCCGGGGGACTTCTCGCCGGAGTTTCAGCCTGATGGCCGTGAATCCTGGGAAAAAGCCATGGAGATGATCGAATCTGCCATGCAGGACGGCACCCGTTTCTTTGAGTGGACCCACAAGCGGCTCAATGGCAAAGACTTTCCCGCGACCGTGCTCCTCTCCCGTATAGAACTTGCCGGAAAGACATTCCTCCAGGCAACGGTCCGGGACATCACAAAGAGCAAACTGGCCAAAGAGGCAATCCGTGAATCCGAGAAGAAATTCCACGCCGTCTTCGATGCGGCACGCGACGGCATACTCATTGCAGACCCGGAAACACACCGGTTCGTCATGGCAAATGCCGCCATCACAAAACTGACCGGCTATTCTGAAGAAGAACTCCTCAGCCTCTCTATTCCCGATATTCATCGCCCGGCAGACCTGCCATATGTCATTGGGGAATTCGAAAGACAGAGTCGTGGGGAGATTGACCTTTCTTCCGACATTCCGGTGCTGCGGAAGGACGGCACAATCTTTTATGCAGACATCAACTCATCCCCGTTCTTCCTCAACGACAAAAAGTACATCCTCGGGAGCTTCCGGGACGTGACGGAACGCAATGCACGGGAGAAGAAACTCACACGTCTCCAGAAAGAAAAAGAGATCCTCCTGCGTGAACTCCACCACCGGGTCGGAAATATCCTCCAGATGGCAGTCAGCATGATGAGGACGGGAATCCGCCGGGAAAGTAACGGACAGGTCCGGTCCGTGCTTCTCGATACCCAGATACGGCTGAATGCCATCGCAGCCACGTTTGAGAAGATCTATTATTCCGAGGACATCAGCCGTGTCAATCTCCAGAACGTGATCACGGCCATTGTCAGCTTCCTCAAAAGCACCTGCGGCAACACGGTCCAATACGTAGACATCGATATCCGGATCAACATCAGGGAACTTGGTGTCGACCTTGCCCTGCCGCTTGCGCTTATTACCAGCGAACTTATAAGTAATTCCTTGCGGCACGCGTTTCCCGATGGCCGGAGCGGGACGATATCTCTCACCATATCCGAAAAAAATGACGGTTATATCCTTCTGTCCATGAGTGATGATGGGAGGGGGCTTCCGGCAGGGATCAATCCTGCTGACAGTGATACGATCGGATTCGGACTTGTCAGGATCCTTGCAGACCAGGTTGGAGGGAGGTTGGATTATTCAAGCGGGCAGAGCGGACTGACCGTAACCCTTGCAATGCCACGTAAAGCCGAATCTGACAAATCAGGAGAAAATAATTAA